From Echinicola soli, a single genomic window includes:
- the traN gene encoding conjugative transposon protein TraN translates to MKRLIGTIAFTLWLHTGLVKAQDQLNITPVLKEAILPAYPVSIGWDHTTALVFPAKVVSVDRGHGQIMAKMEDKAPNLLWLKAGKRSFATTNLHVVTADARLYHFKVSYDESLARSSINIARQELFFWENMRLRDLGLGADKLERAGNAVMEEEVFLLRKVRDYRMKLKLEGIYQKDGLLFFRLRVDNRSRLAFEPEDLVFSITDKKQAKYGSVREEFLDPVLLKWQDGKGIAGHRSNVLVAAFPQFTLSDNKQLVIQLKEKNGDRNLRLKVRGRDILKTRNLTDVQPETE, encoded by the coding sequence ATGAAAAGATTAATTGGAACAATCGCCTTTACGCTATGGCTGCATACAGGTTTGGTAAAGGCACAGGATCAACTGAATATCACTCCCGTTTTGAAAGAGGCCATTCTTCCGGCCTATCCGGTAAGTATTGGCTGGGACCATACCACCGCGCTGGTATTCCCGGCCAAGGTGGTGAGCGTGGACCGTGGACATGGACAGATCATGGCCAAAATGGAAGATAAAGCGCCCAACCTGTTGTGGCTGAAGGCCGGGAAACGCTCTTTTGCCACCACCAACCTCCATGTGGTCACCGCCGATGCCCGACTGTACCATTTCAAGGTCAGCTATGATGAATCGCTTGCCCGCTCTTCCATCAACATTGCCCGTCAGGAACTATTTTTCTGGGAAAATATGCGGTTAAGGGACCTTGGCTTGGGAGCAGATAAGCTGGAAAGAGCAGGGAATGCAGTGATGGAAGAAGAAGTGTTCCTTCTCAGGAAGGTCCGGGATTACCGGATGAAGCTCAAACTGGAGGGGATTTACCAAAAGGATGGATTGCTCTTCTTTAGGCTCCGCGTGGACAACCGCTCCAGGTTGGCGTTTGAGCCGGAAGATCTGGTGTTTTCCATTACCGATAAAAAGCAGGCGAAATATGGCTCAGTCCGCGAGGAGTTCCTTGATCCGGTTTTGCTTAAGTGGCAGGACGGAAAAGGCATTGCAGGCCATCGGAGTAATGTCCTGGTGGCGGCCTTTCCACAATTTACCCTTTCGGACAACAAGCAGTTGGTCATACAGCTCAAAGAGAAAAACGGAGACAGGAACCTTCGCCTAAAGGTCAGGGGCAGGGATATCCTGAAAACACGAAACCTGACCGATGTTCAACCTGAAACCGAATAA
- the traJ gene encoding conjugative transposon protein TraJ, with translation MKKGICTLLLLLLALGVHGQGVSGGAGGLHEVLDRLYVDMVPLASELIGAGRALAGFAALFYIASRVWGHIARAEPVDFYPLLRPFALGMAIMLFPSVLHLMNSVLSPLAGATGKMVEGSNAAIERLLAEKQRALESTEYWEMYVGESGSGDRESWYEYTHPEGSEEGFWDGLGNDIKFAMEKASFNFSNSIKKWMSEVLEVLYQAAALCINTIRVFYLIVLSILGPIVMGISVFDGFQQTLHSWIARYINVYMWLPVANIFGAIIGKIQENMILIDIGQVENQGKTFFSSTDTAYLIFLVIAIIGYFTVPSVANYIVYAAGRDTLLHKTSSMVTSAPATAVKTLT, from the coding sequence ATGAAAAAGGGAATATGCACATTATTGCTGTTGTTGCTTGCCCTTGGAGTACATGGGCAAGGGGTAAGCGGCGGGGCAGGAGGGCTCCATGAAGTGCTGGACCGGCTCTATGTGGACATGGTGCCGCTGGCATCCGAGCTGATCGGGGCAGGCAGGGCCCTTGCCGGGTTTGCAGCCCTGTTTTATATCGCCAGCCGCGTCTGGGGGCATATCGCAAGGGCAGAGCCGGTGGACTTTTATCCGCTGCTGCGCCCCTTTGCCCTGGGCATGGCCATTATGCTCTTCCCTTCCGTGCTCCATTTGATGAACAGTGTGCTTTCCCCATTGGCAGGTGCCACCGGAAAGATGGTGGAAGGGTCCAATGCGGCCATTGAAAGGCTGCTGGCAGAAAAACAGCGTGCATTGGAGTCCACCGAATACTGGGAAATGTACGTGGGGGAAAGCGGCAGTGGTGACCGGGAGAGCTGGTATGAATACACCCATCCCGAAGGCAGTGAAGAGGGCTTTTGGGACGGGCTGGGCAACGACATCAAGTTTGCCATGGAAAAGGCCTCGTTCAATTTCTCCAACTCGATCAAAAAATGGATGAGCGAGGTACTGGAAGTGCTCTACCAGGCAGCAGCGCTGTGCATCAACACCATCAGGGTGTTCTATTTGATCGTCCTTTCCATCCTTGGGCCGATCGTGATGGGCATATCGGTGTTCGATGGCTTCCAGCAAACCCTGCACTCCTGGATAGCCCGCTATATCAACGTGTACATGTGGCTTCCGGTGGCCAATATCTTCGGGGCCATCATCGGCAAGATCCAGGAGAACATGATCCTGATCGATATCGGCCAGGTGGAAAACCAGGGCAAGACCTTCTTTTCATCCACCGATACGGCCTATTTGATCTTCCTGGTCATTGCCATCATCGGCTATTTTACGGTGCCCTCGGTGGCCAATTACATCGTCTATGCGGCAGGCAGGGACACGCTGCTCCACAAGACCAGCAGCATGGTGACCTCGGCACCTGCAACGGCTGTCAAAACCCTTACCTGA
- a CDS encoding TraG family conjugative transposon ATPase: MDSTNMKEINNWFPISKLERGFLISGAGDITAGYEVQLPEIFTLDSLGYSALQSTWAKAIRLLPEGCVLHKQDLFVKKQFDGLVREEDQGFLDRSSGLFFHERPYLEHRCYLFLTLPRKGKRPTDLATSNLLSPRFLSTELLDIKRLEEFENVLGQFVQLLSDSGMGIRRLEEADYLGTSNRSGILERYLFLDTCDGKPRIKDIAFKPELRIGASRVQVFSLSEMDRLPNVLSDQASHEEYSTDKQAFAIGQAAPLGQLLDIDHVYNQYVIVENRQAVAAQLECRALRMQSLANYSRENQHAGEAIKAYLNESITEGSRPVRAHFNVVTWSENPEGTKSIRNKVGAAFAKIDAVAKEESLAAPQLLWAGIPGNAAALPIEETFLTFGRQASCLFNMETGYLTSPSPFGMRLGDRQTGKPVNVDLSDGPMERGWITNRNKFILGPSGSGKSFFTNHMVRSYHAKGAHVVLVDVGHSYRGLCELTGGYYFTYEEDRPICFNPFHLGGRPLDTEKKESIKTLLLALWKKDDETFTRSEYVAISNALGSYYEQLDTFPCFDSFFKFCSTGFKQQLEAQGVKDRDFDIDNFLYVLRPYYRGGEFDYLLNAKENLDLLGQRFIVFELDNIKDHPILFPVVTLIIMEIFISKMRKLKGVRKMILIEEAWKAIAKEGMAEYIRYLFKTVRKFFGEAVVVTQEVEDIISSPIIKQAIINNSDCKILLDQSKYRNKFDGIRELLGLTEKETMQIMSINRANEPGRKYKEVFIGLGPVGKVYRTEVSPEEYLAYTTEQKEKIKVQERAKSFDGNLEKGIATVAAEMKGGLG; the protein is encoded by the coding sequence ATGGATAGCACCAATATGAAAGAGATCAACAACTGGTTTCCCATCAGCAAACTGGAACGGGGATTCCTGATCTCGGGAGCCGGGGACATCACCGCGGGTTATGAAGTGCAGCTGCCGGAGATCTTTACCCTTGACAGCCTGGGCTATTCTGCCCTGCAGTCCACCTGGGCCAAGGCGATCAGGCTCCTTCCGGAAGGCTGCGTGCTCCATAAGCAGGACCTGTTTGTAAAAAAACAGTTCGACGGGCTTGTCCGGGAGGAAGACCAGGGATTCCTGGACAGGAGCAGCGGGCTGTTCTTCCATGAACGCCCCTACCTCGAACACCGCTGCTACCTGTTCCTTACCCTGCCAAGGAAAGGAAAGCGGCCCACGGACCTGGCCACTTCCAACCTGCTTTCCCCAAGGTTTCTTTCCACGGAGCTATTGGATATCAAAAGACTGGAGGAATTTGAAAACGTGCTGGGACAATTTGTCCAACTGCTCTCCGACAGCGGGATGGGAATAAGGCGGTTGGAGGAGGCGGACTACCTGGGCACCTCCAACAGGTCAGGTATATTGGAACGCTACCTGTTTTTGGATACCTGTGATGGAAAGCCCCGCATAAAGGACATTGCCTTTAAGCCGGAACTGCGGATTGGCGCTTCCAGGGTGCAGGTGTTTTCCCTTTCGGAAATGGACAGGCTCCCCAATGTGCTGTCCGACCAGGCTTCCCATGAGGAATACAGCACCGACAAGCAGGCCTTTGCCATTGGCCAGGCCGCCCCATTGGGGCAGTTGCTGGACATCGACCATGTCTACAACCAGTATGTGATCGTGGAGAACCGGCAGGCGGTGGCAGCACAACTTGAATGCAGGGCGCTGCGCATGCAGAGCCTGGCCAATTATTCCAGGGAAAACCAGCATGCCGGTGAGGCCATAAAGGCTTACCTGAACGAAAGCATTACCGAGGGCAGCCGGCCAGTAAGGGCACATTTCAATGTGGTCACCTGGTCGGAGAATCCGGAAGGAACCAAATCCATCCGAAACAAGGTAGGGGCGGCCTTCGCCAAAATCGATGCGGTAGCCAAGGAGGAAAGCCTGGCCGCACCACAGCTCTTATGGGCGGGGATTCCCGGCAATGCGGCAGCCCTTCCCATAGAAGAAACTTTCCTGACCTTTGGCCGGCAGGCCAGCTGCCTGTTCAACATGGAAACGGGCTATCTTACCAGTCCATCACCATTCGGTATGCGGCTGGGCGACCGGCAGACCGGAAAACCGGTCAACGTGGACCTTTCCGATGGACCGATGGAGCGGGGCTGGATCACCAACCGCAACAAGTTCATCCTCGGCCCCTCGGGCAGCGGCAAGAGCTTCTTTACCAACCATATGGTGCGCAGCTACCATGCCAAGGGCGCCCATGTGGTGCTCGTGGACGTGGGCCATTCCTACCGCGGGCTGTGCGAGCTGACAGGCGGCTATTACTTTACCTATGAGGAGGACCGTCCCATCTGCTTCAACCCCTTCCACCTGGGCGGAAGGCCGTTGGATACCGAAAAGAAGGAAAGCATCAAGACCCTGCTGTTGGCCCTGTGGAAAAAGGACGATGAGACCTTTACGCGCAGCGAGTACGTGGCCATCTCCAATGCCCTTGGCAGCTACTATGAGCAGCTGGATACCTTTCCCTGCTTTGACAGCTTTTTTAAATTCTGTTCAACAGGGTTCAAACAGCAGCTGGAAGCGCAAGGCGTAAAGGACCGCGACTTTGATATCGACAACTTCCTGTACGTGCTGCGTCCCTATTACAGGGGCGGGGAGTTCGACTACCTGCTCAATGCCAAAGAGAACCTCGACCTGCTCGGCCAGCGCTTCATTGTCTTTGAGCTCGACAACATCAAGGACCATCCCATCCTGTTTCCGGTGGTAACGCTGATCATCATGGAGATCTTCATTTCCAAGATGAGAAAGCTAAAAGGGGTGCGCAAGATGATCCTGATCGAAGAGGCCTGGAAGGCCATCGCCAAAGAGGGGATGGCAGAGTACATCCGCTACCTTTTCAAGACGGTGCGGAAGTTCTTCGGCGAGGCGGTGGTGGTGACCCAGGAAGTAGAGGACATCATTTCCAGTCCCATCATCAAACAGGCGATCATCAACAATTCCGACTGCAAGATCCTACTCGACCAGTCCAAATACCGCAACAAGTTCGACGGCATCCGGGAGCTGTTGGGATTGACCGAAAAAGAAACCATGCAGATCATGTCGATCAATAGGGCCAACGAGCCGGGCAGGAAGTACAAGGAAGTCTTTATCGGCCTTGGCCCAGTGGGCAAGGTATACCGCACCGAAGTGTCGCCCGAGGAGTATTTGGCCTATACCACCGAGCAAAAGGAAAAAATAAAGGTGCAGGAAAGGGCCAAGTCCTTTGACGGGAACCTGGAAAAGGGTATTGCGACGGTGGCCGCAGAAATGAAAGGAGGGCTGGGATGA
- a CDS encoding DUF4133 domain-containing protein produces the protein MKRYTLNKGVNRPISFKGLQAQYILYLGIGLLVLLLLFATGYVLGISFWINGVACGFMGYLLVEGVFRMNRKYGEHGLKKRMAHRKVPKGIKVRDREFIRKQNGKKHG, from the coding sequence ATGAAGCGCTATACCCTCAACAAGGGCGTCAACAGGCCGATTTCCTTTAAGGGCCTGCAGGCGCAGTACATCCTTTACCTGGGCATTGGCCTGTTGGTATTGCTGCTGTTGTTTGCCACGGGCTATGTGCTGGGCATATCTTTTTGGATCAACGGGGTGGCCTGTGGCTTTATGGGCTATCTGCTTGTAGAAGGAGTATTCAGGATGAACAGAAAATACGGTGAGCATGGCCTGAAAAAGCGCATGGCCCACCGCAAGGTGCCCAAAGGGATCAAAGTGCGTGACAGGGAATTTATCAGGAAACAAAACGGTAAAAAACATGGATAG
- a CDS encoding cyclic nucleotide-binding domain-containing protein — protein sequence MKKLSDLEKLKKLLDNFYKVDMKDYESVEHRIKFFTYRKHEVIRRRGREENEVCFIMDGLAGITLNGRLRRVYPPQYFAMDLASFEKKMDSNHEVVALQPCKVACCSRENLEMILPRFDDFKILYDRVVGHTESWEEFWTEIDGLPYKLAWPMVRGKLEGEVGNLTQKQLAQLLDISVRTMARIMTESEERTPARSAIVFYKGFPLRNHREREFIKGSLDAWRTYFFVPLSTATAKTLGEMEMEFLVGRLYPLGNEDLVAWAGRVISLLTAIDVFMYQIPERERSKYWKDIKIWLDPGLQTQKQGDVPIRGQAYVTAIKDLYDEISMDAAGAKLLSVLIGAYVAGRDWQFIHYPIATESELRKYERQRQRFSEGKLCMQLLKIVYHGLWQELKAYAGFLETYMEMGSRLVLLSNEILAVDTVIFGDLPHNLVYLKSRVEGKDSEMVVTELVSGYMQEKERMYAHREQFLSGKEIPIEGELLEFIALVEGQVAAWETWYRTILMNIRKTN from the coding sequence ATGAAAAAGTTATCGGATCTTGAAAAACTGAAAAAGCTGCTGGACAATTTTTACAAGGTGGATATGAAGGATTATGAATCCGTTGAGCACAGGATTAAATTTTTCACCTATCGTAAACATGAAGTGATCAGAAGAAGGGGCAGGGAAGAAAACGAAGTGTGTTTTATCATGGACGGGTTGGCGGGCATTACCCTTAACGGCAGGCTACGCCGTGTATACCCTCCACAATATTTTGCCATGGACCTGGCCAGTTTTGAAAAAAAGATGGACAGCAACCACGAAGTGGTCGCCCTGCAGCCATGCAAGGTGGCCTGTTGCTCAAGGGAAAATTTGGAGATGATCCTTCCCCGTTTTGATGATTTTAAAATATTATATGATAGGGTGGTTGGCCATACAGAAAGTTGGGAAGAGTTTTGGACGGAAATCGATGGGCTCCCCTATAAATTGGCATGGCCGATGGTCAGGGGGAAGTTAGAAGGTGAGGTGGGAAACCTTACCCAGAAGCAGCTGGCACAACTGCTGGATATCTCTGTCAGGACAATGGCAAGGATCATGACCGAATCCGAGGAAAGGACACCAGCCCGGTCAGCTATCGTTTTTTATAAGGGATTCCCCTTACGGAATCATCGCGAGCGGGAATTCATCAAAGGTTCGCTGGATGCCTGGCGTACCTACTTTTTTGTACCATTGAGCACTGCGACAGCCAAGACCCTTGGAGAAATGGAAATGGAATTTTTGGTGGGCCGTCTATATCCCCTTGGAAACGAAGATTTGGTGGCCTGGGCAGGTAGGGTAATCTCCCTGCTTACGGCCATTGATGTTTTTATGTACCAGATACCGGAAAGGGAGCGGTCCAAATATTGGAAAGATATAAAAATCTGGCTGGATCCCGGTTTACAGACCCAAAAACAGGGGGATGTGCCCATACGGGGACAGGCTTATGTTACAGCAATAAAGGACCTGTACGATGAAATTTCCATGGATGCAGCAGGAGCTAAATTGCTGTCGGTACTAATAGGTGCCTATGTTGCCGGGAGGGATTGGCAATTTATCCATTATCCCATTGCCACGGAATCGGAATTAAGGAAGTATGAACGGCAACGCCAACGGTTCTCGGAAGGAAAGCTGTGCATGCAGCTGTTAAAGATCGTCTATCATGGGCTTTGGCAGGAACTGAAGGCCTATGCAGGTTTTTTGGAGACATATATGGAAATGGGCAGCAGACTGGTCCTGTTGTCCAATGAAATATTGGCGGTGGACACAGTGATTTTTGGGGATCTTCCCCATAACCTGGTATACCTGAAAAGTAGGGTGGAAGGCAAGGACAGTGAAATGGTGGTTACCGAATTGGTTTCAGGTTACATGCAGGAAAAGGAGCGCATGTACGCCCACAGGGAACAGTTCCTGTCCGGGAAGGAAATCCCAATAGAAGGAGAGCTGTTGGAATTTATTGCATTGGTAGAGGGACAGGTTGCCGCATGGGAGACCTGGTACAGGACAATTTTGATGAACATAAGGAAAACCAACTAA
- a CDS encoding DUF4134 domain-containing protein, with protein MTNNQLSKGLLALLLTGISLSVFGQDGNAGIMEATTKVRSYFQSGVNLMYAIGAIVGLIGAVKVFNKWNSGEPDTGKVAAAWFGSCVFLVIVATVLTSFFG; from the coding sequence ATGACAAACAACCAACTCAGTAAAGGGCTGCTGGCCCTCTTGCTGACAGGGATTTCCCTGTCGGTATTCGGCCAGGACGGCAATGCCGGCATTATGGAGGCCACCACCAAGGTGCGCAGCTACTTCCAGTCGGGCGTCAACCTGATGTATGCCATCGGCGCGATCGTCGGGCTGATAGGAGCGGTAAAAGTATTCAACAAGTGGAATTCCGGCGAACCGGATACCGGCAAGGTGGCCGCCGCCTGGTTCGGTAGCTGCGTGTTTTTGGTCATCGTGGCCACGGTACTCACCAGCTTCTTTGGTTGA
- the traM gene encoding conjugative transposon protein TraM, which produces MKRFNTQQRTLLLVLPLFVLPFILAFAWAGQGTPNKDAAPMRLRAELPGPQLETKALSKMELYQQKAKADRRKQEMARMDPYLKDRELPKAKESRALLSLSEAGRLGQSESELMEKLELLDRQLKQPTAVVQPEKQQQKAATISQKVPSELSRDIAQLEGLMERMQPSGPDPELQQLEGMLDKILDVQHPGRVESRIREKQLERPRFTVEKEHNRDLEGQQEIGPHREEEQNAFYGLEEHKPMAHAVEPAIAAEIAEETVLERQGRIKLKLLEKVRVNGMEYPPGSIVYGQASLDGNRVRLAVSSLRSGNHILPVSLEAYDHDAMPGIPISGSLGQELQQGAGNALVTGMPNMASGMTLETQMASAGVSAAKGLFRKKNKAVKVTLKVGHPILLVNTANV; this is translated from the coding sequence ATGAAAAGATTCAACACCCAACAACGCACCCTGTTACTGGTCCTGCCACTGTTCGTGCTGCCCTTTATCCTGGCCTTTGCCTGGGCAGGGCAGGGGACACCAAACAAGGATGCAGCACCCATGCGCTTGCGTGCCGAACTTCCCGGGCCCCAGTTGGAAACAAAGGCGCTCAGCAAAATGGAACTTTACCAACAGAAAGCCAAGGCCGACCGCCGCAAACAGGAAATGGCCCGGATGGATCCCTACCTCAAGGACCGGGAACTGCCAAAGGCAAAAGAATCCCGGGCATTGCTGTCCCTGTCCGAGGCTGGGCGCCTTGGGCAGAGCGAGTCCGAGCTGATGGAAAAACTCGAACTGCTCGACAGGCAGCTGAAGCAGCCTACCGCTGTTGTGCAGCCGGAAAAACAACAGCAAAAGGCGGCAACCATTTCCCAAAAAGTGCCCTCCGAGCTTTCCAGGGATATTGCCCAGTTGGAAGGCCTGATGGAACGGATGCAGCCAAGCGGGCCGGATCCCGAACTGCAGCAGCTTGAAGGAATGCTGGACAAGATCCTGGACGTCCAGCACCCCGGGCGGGTGGAAAGCCGCATCCGCGAAAAACAATTGGAAAGGCCCCGTTTTACCGTAGAGAAGGAACATAACAGGGATTTGGAGGGCCAACAGGAAATTGGCCCTCACCGTGAAGAAGAACAGAATGCCTTTTATGGCCTGGAGGAACACAAACCGATGGCGCATGCGGTGGAGCCCGCCATCGCAGCGGAAATTGCCGAGGAGACTGTTCTGGAAAGACAGGGAAGGATCAAACTGAAATTATTGGAAAAGGTACGGGTGAACGGAATGGAATATCCACCGGGAAGCATCGTTTACGGCCAGGCCTCCCTGGACGGCAACCGTGTCCGGTTGGCGGTCAGCTCCCTGCGGTCGGGAAACCATATTTTGCCGGTATCACTGGAAGCCTATGACCACGATGCCATGCCCGGCATCCCGATCAGCGGAAGCCTTGGGCAGGAACTACAGCAAGGGGCAGGCAATGCCCTGGTGACCGGAATGCCCAATATGGCCTCGGGAATGACCCTGGAAACACAGATGGCCTCGGCGGGCGTGTCGGCAGCAAAAGGGCTTTTCAGGAAAAAGAACAAGGCCGTCAAGGTTACCCTCAAGGTCGGGCATCCCATTTTATTGGTCAACACCGCAAACGTCTAA
- a CDS encoding RteC domain-containing protein, with protein MEIQNLAHKLRDRLSRELSQVNIFGENRLFQLEAAHKKAEKALEELDLVLAEYEFSNEAEEIHFFKRIKPDFHSESIYYAELFNLESARPTSHKSIQVQYLRKEQQKLQAFLDRNRDLHHYFVLDKSHLDEHYFLRAGRTDFLVSKAFHSPIDRRCCTVASLGLSTILAAIRINTYINAAIQSLEGAVATAQTPETLKWTGKKNQLVELVYALKVAGVLNHGQAEIREVAKVMGQLLGGDTGDIYKRFQEIRIRKKGRTLFLDILKEKLEDYILESEGL; from the coding sequence ATGGAAATTCAGAATTTAGCCCATAAGCTCAGGGACCGCCTGAGCAGGGAGCTATCGCAGGTAAATATCTTTGGAGAGAACCGTTTGTTCCAATTGGAGGCAGCACACAAAAAGGCGGAAAAGGCCCTGGAGGAACTTGATTTGGTCCTTGCTGAATATGAGTTTAGTAATGAAGCTGAGGAAATACATTTTTTTAAACGGATAAAGCCGGATTTCCATTCCGAGTCCATCTATTATGCAGAACTGTTCAACCTGGAATCGGCCCGACCGACTTCCCATAAAAGCATCCAGGTCCAGTATCTTCGGAAAGAACAGCAAAAACTCCAGGCGTTTTTGGATCGAAACCGTGACCTGCACCATTATTTCGTATTGGATAAAAGCCATCTCGACGAGCATTACTTTTTGCGTGCCGGCCGGACAGACTTTTTGGTGTCAAAGGCTTTCCATTCCCCGATCGATAGGCGCTGCTGTACAGTGGCCAGCCTGGGCCTGTCGACCATTCTTGCCGCTATCAGAATTAACACCTATATCAATGCAGCCATCCAATCCCTTGAAGGGGCGGTGGCCACAGCACAAACGCCGGAGACGCTCAAATGGACGGGGAAGAAAAACCAGTTGGTAGAACTTGTCTATGCCCTTAAAGTGGCAGGAGTGCTCAATCATGGGCAGGCAGAGATCAGGGAAGTGGCAAAGGTAATGGGACAACTGCTCGGTGGCGATACGGGGGATATTTATAAGCGGTTTCAGGAAATAAGGATCCGTAAAAAGGGAAGGACGCTGTTCCTGGACATCCTAAAGGAGAAGCTGGAGGATTATATACTGGAAAGCGAAGGGCTTTAG
- the traK gene encoding conjugative transposon protein TraK, whose translation MFEHLTNIETAFQHVKRFSLVLSIGAVLLALGAILLSYRFQQQAAERVYILLDGKVMEAFADGRRDNLKVEAREHVIRFHERFFTLSPDEELIGQRLAEAMYLGDGAVQDAYQVLREQGYYDRLVTGNISQEIYADSIALDMEERPYRFRYYGRQEITRPTSKLTRRLVTTGVLREMARSRHNPHGLLIEKWETLENKDLKIEKR comes from the coding sequence ATGTTCGAACACCTTACCAATATCGAAACCGCTTTCCAGCATGTGAAACGCTTCAGCCTGGTGCTGTCCATAGGGGCGGTACTGCTGGCCCTTGGAGCAATATTGCTTTCCTACCGCTTCCAGCAGCAGGCTGCAGAGCGGGTGTACATCCTTTTGGACGGGAAGGTAATGGAAGCCTTTGCCGATGGAAGGAGGGACAACCTGAAGGTGGAAGCCAGGGAGCATGTCATCCGCTTCCATGAGCGTTTCTTTACCCTTTCCCCGGATGAAGAGCTGATCGGCCAACGACTCGCCGAGGCCATGTACCTCGGCGACGGGGCTGTTCAGGATGCCTACCAGGTGCTGCGGGAGCAGGGTTATTACGACAGGCTGGTGACCGGCAACATCAGCCAGGAAATTTATGCCGACAGCATTGCACTGGACATGGAGGAAAGGCCTTACCGCTTCCGGTATTACGGAAGGCAGGAGATCACCAGGCCGACCTCCAAGCTGACCAGAAGGCTGGTCACCACCGGTGTGCTACGTGAAATGGCCCGGTCCCGCCACAATCCGCACGGCCTGCTTATAGAGAAATGGGAAACACTGGAAAACAAGGACCTTAAAATCGAAAAAAGATGA
- a CDS encoding TerB family tellurite resistance protein: MKHYLTMLLLMGSLWGSPRMAVAQVGESAQLLLNVEKLNQFKQILDDMYTGYRTLSRGYNAVRDIASGNFSLHKVFIDGLSTVSPVVKRYHKVGGIINYQQLILEEYRRAYRQFISRGNFNREELDYLALVYGNLLDMSARNIEELLLVVTGGKLQMTDEERMGAIDRIFDEIKDRYVFVRIFNNEAAVLNRQRKQASANLETIKSLQP, from the coding sequence ATGAAACACTATTTGACCATGCTCTTGCTTATGGGCAGCCTGTGGGGCTCGCCACGGATGGCGGTTGCCCAGGTGGGCGAATCCGCCCAGCTGCTGCTCAACGTGGAAAAGCTGAACCAGTTCAAGCAGATCCTCGACGATATGTACACGGGCTACCGGACTTTGAGCCGTGGCTATAACGCGGTAAGGGACATTGCCTCGGGCAATTTCTCTTTGCACAAGGTTTTTATCGACGGGCTCTCCACTGTCAGCCCGGTGGTGAAACGCTACCATAAAGTGGGCGGGATCATCAATTACCAACAGCTTATCCTGGAGGAATACCGCAGGGCCTACCGGCAGTTCATTTCCAGGGGGAATTTCAACCGTGAAGAGCTTGACTACCTGGCCCTGGTGTATGGCAACCTGCTGGACATGAGCGCCCGCAATATCGAAGAGCTGCTGCTGGTGGTCACCGGCGGGAAGCTGCAGATGACCGATGAGGAAAGGATGGGGGCCATCGACCGGATCTTCGATGAGATCAAGGACCGCTATGTGTTTGTGCGCATCTTCAATAACGAGGCGGCGGTGCTGAACCGCCAGCGGAAACAGGCTTCTGCGAATCTTGAAACCATCAAATCCCTACAGCCATGA
- a CDS encoding conjugal transfer protein TraI, giving the protein MPRSEAAVPAYILEIIRKGVKKAIVAIDLKIQRMQNNTIWLQNAQKVLENALNKLKLEEIAEWGERQKQLYGDYYEGLWKVKSTIAQYQKVRDIAEMQGRLVGEYQKAWQHITASGQFSAKELRWMEKVYLGILDHSVRNLEEVLDVVSAFNLKMNDGERLALIDRAEKKVRFNLNDLMRFNERNLLIARQRSYARGEIETLTDIHHEEN; this is encoded by the coding sequence ATGCCCCGCTCGGAGGCGGCAGTACCGGCCTATATCCTGGAAATCATCCGAAAGGGGGTAAAAAAGGCCATTGTGGCGATCGATCTGAAGATCCAGCGGATGCAGAACAATACGATATGGCTGCAGAATGCGCAGAAAGTGTTGGAAAACGCGCTCAATAAACTCAAGCTCGAAGAGATCGCCGAGTGGGGCGAGCGGCAGAAACAGCTCTACGGGGACTATTACGAAGGGCTCTGGAAAGTAAAGAGCACCATTGCCCAGTACCAAAAGGTCAGGGACATTGCCGAAATGCAGGGGCGACTGGTGGGCGAGTACCAAAAAGCTTGGCAGCACATTACCGCAAGCGGGCAGTTCTCGGCCAAAGAGCTGCGGTGGATGGAAAAGGTGTATTTGGGCATTCTCGACCATTCGGTGCGCAACCTGGAAGAGGTGCTCGATGTGGTCAGTGCCTTTAACCTGAAAATGAACGATGGCGAGCGACTTGCCCTGATCGACCGGGCAGAAAAGAAGGTCCGCTTCAACCTCAACGACCTGATGCGGTTCAATGAACGTAACCTGCTGATCGCACGGCAGCGCAGCTATGCCAGGGGAGAGATTGAAACACTAACCGATATCCACCATGAAGAGAACTAG